The genome window CTTGACCCCACCCCCCATGTCTCCGTCTCTATCATGAAacatactttcataatatagataactctttctatttaaaataatactCCTACACTCCTTTGAATCCGAAATAAATGTTGTTTTGGTCATCGACGCAGTCCCCAAAgtacaactttgactactacttttgttgtaatatattgataaaacatagcaaaagtatattattattaaaatattttttgagacaaatctacctatatcattttcaagtatccaaactcaatacataaaaaataatttgtaaccAAAGTTTTAAACATTTGACTATACGCAACCCAAAACAACACTTATTCTGAATTggagggagtttttttttatagatatatCTAATTAAATTGTCATattggagatcatgtgatgTTGAGTTATATTTGGGATCAGAAGAAGTACGTATATTTAACTTGTACATATCTATAACCTAATAGCTAGCTTAACTTATAAGTATATATGTACTTTTAAGAACAACTCCATTGTTGGTAATGATAGAAGATAGGCATCTATTATAATTTCATATCATCTTGAAGGAGCGGTATGCCTCCTCCTTAAGATCTAGTAGTATTTATAGTTTTTAGCCTCTATAAAGGCCCCGTTGAGTCAGATCGACATGGTCGAGGTGTGTTTTTTCTTGGCTTATTCTCGATTGAGCTTAGATATTTAGTTTTGTTTTTCCTAGGTTGTCAATGGGAGGGAGGTTTTGCCATACCATTTTGAGGGGTTTTATTTCCAAGTTGTCATCCTCATCAACAGTGGTGGCGGAAGGTCTTTCTGGGTTACCATCTTTGATGGATCCAAAGATGGGGACGTTGGTTTTGTTCTTCCTCAATCACATTCAGTGAGGCAACTGCCGATACTCCTTCACATGTTTAGACGCTAGATCTTGTGGTGATTCCTATGGGTATGTTTGACAGATCTGGTTGGAGGATTTGACTTTAGCTTCGACATTCTACCTTGCTTTGGTCCAACGAAGCGATGCAATAAGGGGCGGAGGAgatcggagatggagaagatgaGTGAAGGATCTGTATGTAATTTCTTTGTAATTTAATTGCCGTATAGGCTTCCTGATGTAAAAGGATTGTATTGTTCTCATAGTTTTAATATAATCCATTTTCCcttgaagaaaaggaaaatatttttcactacGCCTTACAAATATGGCTGTCATTTATATCTAACTTTTCCAAGAgtttttatcttttattttctaacattaatatttaaataaatagaccactgattaaaaagattaaaaaaaatagacacctACCATCCTTTCATGGGGCGGTTGAGAGGGCGGTAAAAACCCATGGTACCGTGATAGTATCCTACTGCACTCTCATCAGAGGGCAATAAGCCCAATATGAATAGTACTACGCCAGAAGTAATGTTCACAGTCTATTTTTCCCTCTCATTTTCTATGTATTAAACATTGGTCTTCTGTTATTCCAAAAATTTTAgaacttttttatatatttcataattcacgtgcaacccattttaattacaTTCACCTAAAAAGTCTATGTAGAatataaactaaaattctcaaaaaattgctacttttataacttttaacaattgttagggtctcaaataatttttcaaaaatctaaaaaaattcactaatattcttcttatgtgatggaacaatttttaaaattattttcagccttaCGTTATCTGGTGAAaaggtgagttcctttgtaatgatctatttatatgcatttttatcatttcatgtgatattcttctttttattcaatttgaattcaaacatatacacccTTTGACTGTACTAGAAGTACTGTTCATAGATCTATTTTCTCCTCCTATCTTCTCTGTACAAAATAGAGAacttctgttgctccaaaaatctgataaaatccactaatattcttcttatgtgatggattaatttctaaaattatttccaattttgtgaatttgGCTATTACGTTCTCCACCAACCAGGTGCGTCACAAAGTAGCTCGccacacgactcaactttaagcataaaatgacaacaccctACTACCAGCAGAGTATCTTTGTCATGAGTCAtactttagacacgaagtgaccacacgatagagctttagacatgaaataacaacactctggtgtgcatcgggctttagacacgaagtgtccatatgactcagctttaaccatgaaatgataacacatctgttctgactcaggctttagacacgaaagTAACCACATGACAAAGcttttaatcataaattaaatatcAACACATATGTCATGACTAAGGCTTCTGACACAAAGTGATCATACGACAGAGTTTTAAGTATGAAATGACAACTCAGGGGTTTATTTGCTGGAAAGCGATAGTCATTTCATGCAGGAGTTGTAAACGGCTTTTATAGAGCTACCTCAACACATGCATATGCTTTTATAGACTCAAGCACCTAACTCCACATAGCGGTTGCTATTAGAGATGGGTTTACTTCACTCGTTTGTAAACGGCTTTGAGTGGTCTAAAGATAAGAATTATTAGACTATTGGAGATGGGTTTACTTCACTCGTTTGTATAACTATTCCTTTTTCACTAATGACTACTATCCCAGATACGTCACGGTATGGAATTCTTTGGACTACAAGATCAAACCAAATAGTAGAACAGGGTCTCATAATTAACGTTCAACAAATTGGGATTCATTAGCAAATGATTTTTATCTTCCATTTGAACTTATTTCCCTAATTCTTCTAATTTCTTTACTGGGCCAAAAGCGTCAGTGCCCCTGCTTTCCTAATTTGAAGCCATCGACTTGCCCCTACTTTGCAACAGACGATTCACAACGTCAAGTCAGAGAGTTTGACCAGAAAATGGATTATTTTACCCTTGCATGGCTATAAATAGCTAACTGGTGGTGAGAACATGGCTGCAAAacagaagagggagagagagaggggggggggagagagagagagagagagagagagagagagagagagagaatgacaAAGAGGAGTGCTTTCGGTGGATCCAAGGGCTCTGCATATTTGGACTTGTCCATATTTTACTGCGATTGCAAGAGCAAGAGCAAAGCTGCAAGGTGGAGGGTTAGAACTTCGGCCAACTATGAAAGGGTGTTCCTCAGACACTATGCTAAGGTGAGTTTTGTTCATGTGTGCAACATCAGTTGTATTTTTAAGGTTCTTATTGTTTTTTCTATGAGTTGTAGAAATGCAACTTTATCATGTGGGAGGATGTGTTGGAGGACAATAGAAGCCACACTGTCGAGGAAGTGATGAAACAGAATGCAGATGCAAAGTACAAAATAGAAGCTTTACATGACATGGGGTTGCAACTGGCTGCTTTGAAGGAAGTACCTATGAAGATGAATGAAATGGAAAGGAGTCTGAACCACCTTAAGATAATGTTGTTTGTGCTTATACTTGGTATGGTCTGGATGATAGCTATGATGTAAGGTTTCCCAGATGTAACATGTAGTGTAATGTTAAATCTTtatgcaatgagaaataaatgAAACTGACTGATACTTCAATATCTCATGTCAGAGAGAAGATGGGAGGGAAAAATAGAGCTATGAACAATACTTCTGGTGTAGTCAAGgggtgtatatgtttgaattcaaattgaataaaaagaataataacacatgaaatgataaaaatgaatataaatagagtattacaaaggaactcattttttactatataacctaggactaaaaataattttagaaattagtccatcacataagaagaatattagtgaattttcttagatttttgaaaaattatttgagactctaacaattgttaaaagttataaaagtatcctttttagaattttagtttaaattctacacattaTTTTatgtgaattcaattaaaatgagttgcacatatATTATGAAATACATACAAaaagttctataatttttagagGAACAGAAGACCACTATTTTGTATAGAGAAGATAAGAGAGGAAAATAGAGATATAAACAGTACTTCTAGCACAGTATTATTCACATAGACACCCTTTGGTGAAATATTAAGACACTACTACGATACCGTAAGTACTTACCGCTCTATCAAAAAGTGGTAAAAATCTAACGGTCGCGTAAGATGACGATAGACGTCTATTCTTAGCCCAACACCTACCGGCCACGGACCCTTAGCCCAACATCTACCGGCCCAGTAGGTAACTCGCCCAACACCCAACCACTTGAAAGCTTTCCGACCCATTTCGCCCACGATTCAATCACCAATAGCGACGCGCCACGTAAACCAATCCACATCATCTCCCACCTCAACCCTCGCTTAGCAGTAGGCCCACATAGCATCCACCCTTTAACATCCCTCACGCGCTTCCACTGCATCTcgtcccctctcctctcctcgatTCCCAATTCGAAGGCGGCTAACCCTGCGCCgataggcggcggcggcgaggctaGAGGGTTccctgcggcggcggcgatggcggcttcGGCGAAGTACAACCGTAGCAATCCGGCGGTGAAGCGGATCCTGCAGGAGGTCAAGGAGATGCAATCCAACCCCTCCCCCGACTTCATGGCCCTGCCCCTCGAGGTCCCAatcttacccccccccccccctctatctCTTACCTGTACCACGAGTTGTATCCGATCTGATATTTCTCATGTCCGAATCGAACGTCAGTTGAGTAATTATTGGATTTCGTGTCGTTTTTGGTGTTAGGTAGTTTAGGGGCTCGATAAATTCGTTGACCGTGAGGTTTTCGTACATTTCGTTATAGATCTGTTTGTTTTAGTGGCATAATTAGCATTCTGATCAAGTAACCATAGGTCCTTGCAGTTGTAGTAGTAGATATGCAACATGGAGCAGTATGCTGGATATTGTGTAGGTTCCTAACATTTGGAGGAGTTGAGTACGCGCATGAAGTGTAATGGCTAAGCCAGTTCATCTACATGTTAGGAGATAATTATGGAAATGAGATTTAGTATGGCAATATGTTTGAGGCTGATAGGTGAGTTATTATTCACAAGATATGCATTTGAGCAGGAGGACATATTCGAGTGGCAATTTGCTATCCTGGGACCACGTGACAGCGAGTTTGAGGGTGGAATCTACCACGGCAGGATCCAGCTGCCCTCTGACTATCCATTCAAACCGCCGTCCTTCATGCTGCTCACGGTCTGCAATCTAAGGATTCTAGTTTCCCTTTGTAAGTTGAGCATCCTGTTGTGAGCGGTTGCTAATCTGGGTGTTTTTTTATAATCTATGTGCTGCAGCCAAGTGGACGATTTGAGATTCAGAAGAAGATATGTTTGAGCATATCCAATTACCACCCTGAGCACTGGCAGCCATCATGGAGTGGTTAGTAGCCCTGGGACATTTGTTTGTAAATGACTGCTGAAGTGCCCTTGGTAGATTCTTTGAAGGACACCTCTAATAATCTGAGAAGCACCATTTTTCATAGTCCATGTTGATATGGTCTTGTGGGCTATACGAGCATGGTTCAAAACAAAATACTTTTGGTCTTTGGAATTCCCATGGAACAAGCACGTTTGATGGGTATGTATAGTAGGTATATGCTAGCATTGTGTGTACTACGAATCGTTTATACATACTAACTATAACAAAGACCAGAGATAACAGTACATTCGCTGCTGCTTCATAGTGTGCATACATATGTTATGTACCCTATATGAACATGGTGCAAAAGGAAACggttatttgattctttgagGAATTGCCCTTGGCAAGTATTTATCCCCATGACCAGGCCAAAGGAGGAACATGTATTTTCTATGCGTTATGTACGATTTTTGTTGGGAATCAAATGCATGTTGGAGTATGCAATAATTTCACTAAATTAGTGCGACCCTGTTTATACAAGGACCCTTGGGATTTATTGTTTGGTTTTCAACTCAACAATATGACAATACCTGCCTTTTAATTTGTTGCCGTTCAGTTGGAACGGATTTTCTTGTCCATTAATTATAATTTGAAAATAGGCTAAATGGTCCATTGTTTTAAATGTATGAATTTGGTATGCTTGTAGATAGCTTGGCGTTATGTTTGCAAATCAATAGATTGTTGTCCATTATGGGAGTCCTTTCTGGTTAGTCGATGCAGGATGTTTTTCCCCTTCATTTATGGATGGCTTTTCTTTCATGATTTTGTGTTCACAGGGTTTAACTCCTAAGTTAAACTATTCTTGTTCCAGTGCGCACAGCGCTAGTAGCcttgattgcattcatgccaaCAAACCCTGGTGGGGCGTTGGGCTCACTGGACTACAAAAAGGAAGATAGATGGGCGCTTGCTTTAAAATCGCGTGAAGCACCACCAAAATTTGGTTCCCCAGAACGCCAGAAAGTAATTGATGAGGTAAATTCCCAGCTCAGCCTTAAGAACAAATATGCATGCCATTTCTGCATCTTTGACATAGTACTGTTGTGACCACAGATCCATGAGCAAATGCTCAGTAAGGCACCACATGTTCCTCAACAGCTAACAAATGGCCCTAATGAGGAGTCTAACCAATTACCCGCCCCTGGCTCTTCTGGTGAGCATGTGGACAAGGCAGCTGAAGGCAATGACACATCTGGGTCCATGTCAGCCTCCTTGGGTAACCTTACTGAGCCTGAATCTGAGTCTGAAGTTGTAGAAAACACTGGTGAAGGCCCGGCAGCTGAGGTTGCCAACCACCATATGCCTGAAGCGACTCATAGAGAAAACATTCCAAGAGTTCCTTCGGCGCCACAGAATCCTGCTGTTGCCATCCAGAAGCCAAAACATGACAGGCTATTGACCTTGGCCGCATTTGGGCTGACTCTTGCTATTATGGCCCTTGTGATCAAGaagtttttgaaaattaatGGCCTAGCTGGTTTTATCGAGGGCAAGTTCTGAGTAGCCTTGTGTCTGAGTGGATGTGTTATGGTCTATAATTTATAACCCCCAAAAAATTGTAAATGGCTGTTGTCTAGTTATAGATGAAATCAAAGTGGGACGATACTGTCAATACCCCATTGTATGTAGTACACTTGATGGAAAATTGCTGAGGCCTTGCATCTTCTGTTTGTGCATGTTGTGCTATGGCATGCTTAAAGTGTGCTGTTTGTCTTCCCGCCTTACAGAGTTCCAATTATTCTGGATGATGAGATCCCTGATACTCGATGCCTTTCAGACAGCATATTTGTCTTTTAGTGAGATGCCACTTCGAATCTGTGTCCAGTTTGTTGCCGTTCCAGGGTTGCACTGGCCGTCATGCCCCCGTTACTATCGACCTCAAGACATCAGACCATGCTAACCCTGGAAGACTCGCAAGAGACCGTGTGCAGTGCGGATGCGCCGTATTCGGTGAGACGCGTAAAGCGGTCAGAAACTCGGAAACGCTAGTATCTGCTGTCAGCACCTGGAAAACGCTGTTAACAAATTGGAGTTGGTTTCGCCTATAGAACGTCGACGGAATACGGATAACGGAGGGGCAGACAAGAAGGATATAgatattgagaaaatagaaaactTTAATGTTTTCGTGGGCCTCTTCCTTTTTGGACCGGCTGGCCTGTCTCCTCTTTGTGGCCCGAGCCCATTCTCGGTGTGCTCTAGGTCTCGGTTGACGCTAGGGTTTTGGGGACGGTCTCATTTTGGCTGGCGGAGATGCTGGGAGTGGGAGGCTTGGTGGCGGTGCAACCGTCTCCAGGTCCGACGGGCTCGGGAGATTGGATGGCGTCGTCCTCATGCCTACTTGAAGGTCAGCATCCTCTCGGGAAAAGGCAGAAGAGACTGGAGTATTCCTCTCGGTTTTCCTCTCTAATCTCTTTGATATTTGGCTTGATTTCTGATCTGGGACCAAAGCTTCTCTCTCTGGAGTTGGTGCTTCGGTATTTGGGGATCAAGTGGAGGAGCAGCTGCTCCTGGTGTTGTTCGGTGCTGCACAGCTGAGGCTCGCCCGCACTGCACTGACTGTGTGGTAGAGGCAttgtatctccgtcttcctCACTCCGATGGCAACGACGGGTTGTTGGAATTCTGGGACAGCGGCATCAAAGCCGTGCCTTGCCTCTCTGATTAATCTGTTCGAGTGTATAGCACTGTGAGTATATcaactctcctctctctttctcggtTAAATTGGACAGCTCAGATGTGCATGCTTagttgctcgatgatgatgagATGTGTAGATGTATAGAGCAAATTTCTTGAGTTCTATAGTTGTGATATGAGATAAGTCTGGCTCTGTGATTCACTGCCATCACTTGGAGGTTATTTGAGTGGTTGACACTCGGTTCCTACACCTTAGGTCATCAGTGTGATCCCTGTATGTGTGCTCTTATGTTCTCAGTTATGTTATTTTCCTCTAGTATTGATTTTGATGAGCTAGCAGTGGAGAATTGTCTTTGATAGCTGGTTGATCCTTTCCTATTATGCGGTAGTAGACTGCTAGCATTGAGAAACACTGAGAACTCTTTTGATCTATATAGTTCTTTTCAGTATGATGAACTGGAAATTCTGAGAGCTAGATTAGACTCTATCTACTATTGTGGCACTCGGAAATTTTGCTCTATTCATGATGCTTATTGTGGAGCAATTTGGGAGCAGAACATTTATAgttctggggccaattgttatttcATTTCTGAGAGCACTAATGATTCTTTATCACATCTGCTGTCCAATTTATATAGTACTCATGATATGTGTTATTTCAGTTCCTCTGTCCTATTTCACTCGGATCATGTGTATTGTTGATGTGCTATCAATATCTTATATACTTATGTATGGAATTATGGAATCCATGCTCTTATTATCACATTTTATACAACAATAGATACCAAGGAGGGCACATTAGCTAACGATAAGGTGATACATGACAGCATTTGTTCCACatagagaaaaaagaggaaagaGATAACACAGCTAACTCTTGTTAAAGAGAGTCTAATAAGAAACAAGGCATGTGTCAgcattaaaaatataaaaagattACTTTATAGATAGACGATTGGAGAAGTTATTTAGTATAGTCTATAGACATGTACTATCTAAACAATTAAAGATGCTCTAACGAACTAGCGGTGAGTGTAATAACCTCGTGGACAGTTGTTCGATACAAGAACATACATATAGATCTCTGCCTCTTGGATCACCAGAAAACAGAAGATATAGCTCCGTATCAAACGAAGAACTTGCCAACTCAGCATCAGCAACCGGGCGATGATAGCACGCTCAAGCAGGGCTCCATGCATGGCGAAAACTGACGAATTAAGTACCTAATCCAATTCCAATATCTATCGTGATTCGTGAAGGAAGGGTATCCTAGTCGTAGTCTCGTGTTGTACAGCGTTTGAAACCTCAGGATGCGGAATTACAACACCATCTAAGCCAGGCTAATAAAAACCCAGTTCTAAGAGATACAGCTAAAATGTTTCGTAGGGGTTGAGCACTTCATTTCTAACTGGAAGCTGGAAGCGGTTGAAGGGCCTTAAGGGGATTCATGATTACTC of Phragmites australis chromosome 3, lpPhrAust1.1, whole genome shotgun sequence contains these proteins:
- the LOC133912351 gene encoding ubiquitin-conjugating enzyme E2 32-like, whose amino-acid sequence is MAASAKYNRSNPAVKRILQEVKEMQSNPSPDFMALPLEEDIFEWQFAILGPRDSEFEGGIYHGRIQLPSDYPFKPPSFMLLTPSGRFEIQKKICLSISNYHPEHWQPSWSVRTALVALIAFMPTNPGGALGSLDYKKEDRWALALKSREAPPKFGSPERQKVIDEIHEQMLSKAPHVPQQLTNGPNEESNQLPAPGSSGEHVDKAAEGNDTSGSMSASLGNLTEPESESEVVENTGEGPAAEVANHHMPEATHRENIPRVPSAPQNPAVAIQKPKHDRLLTLAAFGLTLAIMALVIKKFLKINGLAGFIEGKF